One segment of Luteolibacter arcticus DNA contains the following:
- a CDS encoding HEAT repeat domain-containing protein, whose protein sequence is MKPLLLLLCAAFAVSAQEPVADAIKALKAEPPTAATLAKAVPLLADPAGRSSVRLTILSLEPFPSAELMNLLSHADLAVRLGALELLEEKAGGDFGFNPWNSPGSPENEGPLARWKQWTGEKPGTAGKRDLFGDEQRRSYLHDLLGNDSDKSARARRMLEADGLGAVGFLETFLSSSATLPTGSRAKVREAQYQIVLSRPLGPQAATTARQLAFGSRDQTLSALGTLRGAGLVALPILRDFLQHADPLVRETAIDAMLSAGGAQSLPVVAPVLTAETDVNVIHGALRRLKEIPGDASLKLAASFLSHEDEDLLVSAIQACLKLAGGSENDMMFSGSNRKPKLAEGVQAEVNQAILKALSDPRWRVRTAALEFVAGRKVMEAKPRCVELLSDPDEFVRFSAIKAAAALGAEGAAEKLKEMFLSDPGMVGPVLEGYAALSKEPDAAMIEKLSAYPPDARLAAIRAAEADSDLSDIVIRFANDPDLDVSCAAIRFLSADADRVKTNEVASVLVSALRSNSPEKRAAALDRLALPPVSGKQPDPTLQQALRLVGSDGEKTALDPLYDAFLKAAGQQAAAPAPAVQVIPGAQAELMKALNGIAAETSESSFRAALCLARAGDPGGLGVLVSRLPQLSTAQRAAIAEQLYNPTRKEALDLLRLLLRDPIEEIRGAAAGSTLSNENAPAFLSMLLEELAAPGAKLQPQEIYSYHFESVARENKMVPTLRAWALSVLRDDKASHPLQVLALISLRQNFPASAAEPVLALAKGSSDRWVRRAAWHAMGTTGAAVFRQNLATLAGDPSPQVRAVLAEVSGRMDSAWMHRFDDTRAVRDSSWYSERTSRRLTPEAKSALEKMAATDPDENVRFESLFALLSHGQTIDAEAFAGLISRQPEETAASYRIADWMGENSSRIGPGLAPIAAALDTSTINSERMQTIIARLAPKEEGGGFASFAALVAGAEAVAAAPQQTAVAEDDSEEKPARESLKVVYFFKPGCAECEKASQLLETVKADFPLLQVEKHNINETDGTVLNQALCSRFQVPSNKHTIAPAIFSQTGFLVREDIVPQALGGLLSATMSKTQDDSWSVIARPEIAAAQEVVQERFKALTLPVVLAAGLIDGINPCAFATIIFFLSYLQIARRTPREMLMVGAAFIIAVFLAYFLAGLVLHKVLAQMTDRIAGIKPWLDWIFGGLALVAAFLSFRDALKARAGKIDEMSLQLPGFLKDRIRGVIRTGARARRFVAGAFFAGLAISFLELACTGQVYAPIIYHIQQGRMDAVAWLLAYNLAFIVPLIVIFGLAFTGMTSNALIAFQTKHTFAVKVALGLVFVALAWVIVFGQQMLHT, encoded by the coding sequence GTGAAACCGCTGCTCCTCCTACTCTGTGCCGCGTTCGCCGTCTCCGCCCAGGAGCCGGTCGCGGATGCCATCAAGGCATTGAAGGCGGAGCCACCGACGGCAGCGACCTTGGCGAAGGCCGTGCCCTTGCTGGCGGATCCCGCGGGGCGGAGCAGCGTGCGGCTCACCATCCTCAGCCTGGAGCCCTTCCCCTCCGCCGAGCTGATGAACTTGCTCTCCCACGCCGATCTCGCCGTGCGGCTCGGCGCGTTGGAGCTGTTAGAGGAAAAGGCTGGCGGCGACTTCGGTTTCAATCCGTGGAATTCCCCGGGCTCACCGGAGAATGAAGGCCCGCTCGCCCGCTGGAAACAGTGGACCGGCGAGAAGCCCGGCACCGCGGGCAAACGGGATCTCTTCGGCGACGAACAGCGCCGCAGCTACCTGCACGACCTGCTTGGCAATGACAGCGACAAGTCTGCACGCGCCCGTCGCATGCTGGAAGCCGACGGGCTCGGCGCGGTGGGTTTCCTCGAGACCTTCCTTTCAAGCTCCGCCACCCTGCCCACCGGCAGCCGTGCGAAAGTACGAGAAGCGCAGTACCAAATCGTGCTTTCCCGTCCGCTCGGCCCGCAGGCCGCCACGACCGCACGCCAGCTCGCCTTCGGCAGCCGCGACCAGACGCTCTCAGCGCTCGGCACCCTGCGCGGTGCCGGTCTCGTCGCCCTGCCGATCTTGCGCGACTTCCTCCAGCATGCCGACCCGCTGGTCCGCGAGACCGCGATCGATGCGATGCTCTCCGCCGGTGGCGCGCAGTCGCTGCCGGTGGTGGCCCCGGTGCTCACCGCGGAGACCGACGTCAATGTCATCCACGGTGCCCTGCGCCGCCTGAAGGAAATCCCCGGCGATGCCTCGCTCAAGCTCGCCGCTTCCTTCCTTTCGCACGAGGACGAGGACCTGCTCGTCTCCGCCATCCAGGCTTGTCTCAAGCTCGCCGGCGGCAGCGAGAACGACATGATGTTCAGCGGCAGCAACCGCAAGCCGAAGCTCGCGGAAGGCGTGCAGGCCGAGGTGAACCAGGCAATCCTCAAGGCGCTCTCCGATCCCCGCTGGCGCGTCCGCACCGCCGCTCTCGAATTCGTCGCCGGCCGCAAGGTCATGGAGGCCAAGCCGCGCTGCGTCGAGCTGCTATCCGATCCCGACGAGTTTGTCCGCTTCAGCGCGATCAAGGCCGCCGCGGCCCTCGGTGCCGAAGGCGCGGCCGAGAAGCTCAAGGAGATGTTCCTTTCCGACCCCGGCATGGTCGGTCCGGTGCTCGAAGGCTATGCGGCACTCAGCAAGGAGCCCGACGCAGCGATGATCGAGAAGCTTTCGGCCTATCCGCCGGATGCCCGCCTCGCTGCCATCCGCGCCGCTGAAGCGGACTCGGATCTCTCGGACATCGTCATCCGCTTCGCGAACGATCCCGACCTGGACGTCTCCTGCGCGGCCATCCGCTTCCTTTCCGCCGATGCCGATCGCGTGAAGACCAATGAAGTCGCGAGCGTGCTGGTGTCCGCCCTCCGCTCTAACAGCCCGGAGAAACGCGCCGCCGCCCTCGATCGCCTCGCCCTGCCGCCGGTGTCGGGCAAGCAACCCGACCCCACGCTTCAGCAGGCTCTGAGACTGGTCGGCAGCGATGGCGAGAAGACCGCGCTCGACCCACTCTACGATGCTTTCTTGAAAGCGGCCGGGCAGCAGGCGGCGGCTCCCGCCCCCGCCGTGCAGGTCATCCCCGGTGCCCAGGCGGAGCTCATGAAGGCGCTCAACGGGATCGCCGCTGAAACCAGCGAATCATCCTTCCGCGCCGCCCTCTGCCTCGCGCGTGCCGGCGATCCCGGCGGCCTCGGCGTGCTCGTCTCGCGTTTGCCCCAGCTTTCGACTGCCCAACGCGCCGCCATCGCCGAGCAGCTCTACAATCCCACGCGCAAGGAAGCCCTGGACCTCCTCCGTCTGCTCCTGCGCGACCCGATCGAAGAGATCCGCGGTGCGGCAGCCGGATCGACGCTGTCGAACGAGAACGCCCCTGCCTTCCTCTCGATGCTGCTAGAGGAACTCGCCGCACCCGGTGCCAAGCTCCAGCCGCAGGAGATCTACTCGTATCACTTCGAGTCCGTGGCCCGCGAAAACAAGATGGTCCCCACCTTGCGGGCTTGGGCGCTGTCCGTGCTCCGCGATGACAAGGCGAGCCATCCCTTGCAGGTGCTCGCGCTCATCTCCCTGCGTCAGAATTTCCCGGCCTCCGCCGCCGAGCCGGTGCTCGCGCTGGCGAAAGGCTCGTCCGACCGCTGGGTCCGCCGCGCCGCGTGGCACGCCATGGGCACGACCGGTGCCGCCGTTTTCCGACAGAATCTCGCCACGCTCGCGGGCGACCCCTCCCCCCAGGTGCGGGCCGTCCTGGCCGAGGTCAGCGGGCGCATGGACTCGGCGTGGATGCACCGCTTCGACGATACCCGCGCGGTGCGCGACAGCTCCTGGTATTCCGAGCGGACCTCGCGTCGCCTCACCCCCGAAGCCAAGTCGGCGCTGGAGAAGATGGCTGCCACCGATCCCGACGAGAACGTTCGCTTCGAGTCGCTGTTCGCGCTGCTCTCCCACGGCCAGACCATCGATGCCGAAGCCTTCGCCGGTCTGATCTCCCGCCAGCCTGAGGAGACTGCGGCTTCCTACCGCATCGCCGACTGGATGGGAGAGAACTCGAGCCGCATCGGCCCCGGTCTGGCCCCGATCGCGGCGGCGCTCGACACCTCCACGATCAATTCGGAGCGGATGCAGACGATCATCGCCCGCCTCGCGCCGAAGGAAGAGGGAGGCGGATTCGCCAGCTTCGCCGCCCTGGTCGCCGGTGCCGAAGCGGTTGCCGCCGCACCGCAGCAAACCGCCGTGGCGGAAGACGACAGCGAGGAAAAGCCCGCACGCGAATCGCTCAAGGTCGTGTACTTCTTCAAGCCCGGCTGCGCCGAGTGCGAGAAGGCGAGCCAGTTGTTAGAAACGGTGAAAGCCGACTTCCCCCTGCTGCAGGTGGAGAAGCACAACATCAACGAGACCGACGGCACCGTGCTCAACCAGGCCTTGTGCTCGCGCTTCCAGGTTCCCTCTAACAAGCACACGATCGCTCCCGCGATCTTCAGCCAGACCGGCTTTCTGGTCCGTGAGGACATCGTGCCACAGGCACTTGGCGGCCTGCTCTCCGCCACCATGTCGAAGACCCAGGACGACTCGTGGAGCGTGATTGCGCGACCGGAAATCGCCGCCGCGCAGGAGGTGGTGCAGGAGCGCTTCAAAGCGTTGACCTTGCCGGTCGTTCTCGCCGCCGGCCTCATCGACGGGATCAACCCGTGCGCATTCGCCACCATCATATTCTTCCTCTCCTACCTCCAGATCGCACGGCGCACGCCGCGCGAGATGCTGATGGTCGGCGCGGCGTTCATCATCGCCGTGTTCCTGGCCTACTTCCTCGCCGGACTGGTGCTACACAAGGTGTTGGCGCAGATGACCGACCGCATCGCCGGCATCAAGCCATGGCTGGACTGGATCTTCGGCGGGCTCGCATTGGTCGCCGCCTTCCTGTCATTCCGCGATGCCTTGAAGGCACGCGCCGGCAAGATCGATGAGATGTCGCTCCAGCTCCCCGGCTTCCTCAAGGACCGCATCCGAGGTGTCATCCGCACGGGTGCCCGCGCGCGGCGCTTCGTGGCGGGTGCCTTCTTCGCCGGCCTGGCCATCTCCTTCCTGGAACTCGCTTGCACCGGCCAGGTCTATGCGCCGATCATCTATCACATCCAACAGGGACGAATGGATGCCGTTGCGTGGCTCCTCGCTTACAATCTCGCCTTCATCGTGCCGCTGATCGTGATCTTCGGCCTCGCCTTCACCGGCATGACCAGCAATGCACTGATCGCCTTCCAGACCAAGCACACGTTTGCGGTGAAGGTTGCGCTGGGGCTCGTGTTTGTCGCACTCGCGTGGGTGATCGTGTTCGGCCAGCAGATGCTTCACACATGA
- a CDS encoding DUF4159 domain-containing protein, with protein sequence MKALIALTLALCPLLHAKEGAVECGNLIYAGTKTSKCFSDEFLSTVQQKTSIATERRFKPVKLASDELFKMPFVIMTGEGDFTLAADEREHLKKYLENGGFLLASASCSNEAWDGAFQREVKRLFGNDCLKDIPMDHEIFRTIFTVKDLKLAKSSGESRLRGVFRDGKIVVVYSNDGLNDTSHTEGCCCCGGNEIQNSMEINANILAYALLH encoded by the coding sequence ATGAAAGCATTGATCGCTCTCACCCTGGCCCTTTGCCCGCTCCTTCATGCGAAGGAAGGCGCGGTCGAATGCGGCAACCTCATCTACGCCGGCACCAAGACCTCGAAGTGCTTCAGCGACGAGTTCCTGTCCACCGTCCAACAGAAGACCTCGATCGCGACCGAGCGCCGCTTCAAGCCGGTCAAGCTCGCCTCCGACGAACTGTTCAAGATGCCCTTCGTCATCATGACCGGCGAAGGCGACTTCACGCTGGCCGCCGACGAACGCGAGCACCTGAAGAAGTATCTCGAGAATGGCGGTTTCCTGCTCGCATCGGCGTCGTGCTCGAATGAGGCATGGGACGGTGCCTTCCAGCGCGAGGTCAAGCGGCTCTTCGGCAACGACTGCCTGAAGGACATCCCGATGGATCATGAGATCTTCCGCACGATCTTCACCGTGAAGGACCTCAAGCTCGCGAAGTCGAGCGGCGAGTCGCGGCTGCGCGGCGTCTTCCGCGATGGCAAGATCGTGGTGGTTTACTCGAATGACGGCCTCAACGACACCTCGCACACCGAGGGCTGCTGCTGCTGCGGTGGCAATGAGATCCAGAATTCCATGGAGATCAACGCGAACATCCTCGCCTACGCGCTGCTGCACTGA
- a CDS encoding UPF0175 family protein, with protein MQVTLPAGLENQLTEREAKLAMALGLYVNGKLSFGNAASLAGVSRPEFQQSMAKHRLPMDYTLEDLADDVAAIRPRKP; from the coding sequence ATGCAAGTCACACTTCCAGCAGGCCTCGAAAATCAACTCACGGAGCGGGAGGCCAAGCTCGCCATGGCTCTCGGGCTCTACGTGAACGGAAAGTTGAGCTTCGGCAACGCCGCATCATTGGCGGGCGTCTCGCGCCCGGAATTCCAGCAGTCCATGGCGAAGCATCGCCTTCCCATGGACTACACTTTGGAGGACTTGGCGGATGACGTCGCTGCCATCCGACCCCGGAAGCCATGA
- a CDS encoding vWA domain-containing protein, giving the protein MSLFLQHPALLSLLALAGVPLLVHLLARAKPPHYRFSNIEFLKKVMRLTSRFRKPKDWLLLALRTLAVLALAAAFLGPLLLSKNAPLPGEKRSVILLVDRSASMAAKEGAASRFEAACAAAGEILDSSRPDLANIVWLDAAPDAVFPDLAPNRDYLTEELTKAIARPEAGAIDAAVDLALRQLREAGGRRELHIISDFQATAWQNFSPVIPDGIDLRMVPVAKEDVPNLAVTLLVAMPAAPVAGQQMVVQCRVANSSREARRVSLTLDAGGSRQSQPLDLPPQGEAEAAFSVRCATSGLMPLTAEMDADGFPGDDRRHAVVRVRESLRLAIVAPDGDPAAATLTQVARAVPWLEAVPGATLEKLPPCELLFLPAWNGIAPDQLRDLAAKGTAVLVQAAPDCPAGAVEALFSGTTTAQTGPLGLETSEQGWEATPSAEHPAFKLFAGGEFGNPLGGRFRQRVRLAAIPSASTVATFADGKPALLEAKDRPLLLSNLSLDPAGSTWSRESAFLPAVAEILLHLMPKQASGNFTVEPGGVIAWTNPSADTAATPVLEAPDGSRPEIQSNGATWQATASATPGIYRWLVSDQPVHLISVPFPESESLLRPLDAPPAAGPAVANNDVARRAALDQGLPLWPWLIAAALLFLLIEGIITGLRSAPKPALS; this is encoded by the coding sequence TTGTCCCTATTCCTCCAGCACCCCGCCTTGCTAAGCCTGCTCGCCCTCGCCGGCGTGCCGTTGCTCGTGCACCTGCTGGCCCGCGCAAAGCCACCGCATTACCGCTTCTCGAACATCGAGTTCCTGAAAAAGGTCATGCGGCTCACCTCGCGCTTCCGCAAGCCGAAGGACTGGCTGCTGCTCGCCCTGCGCACGCTGGCGGTGCTCGCCCTCGCCGCCGCCTTCCTCGGACCGCTGTTGCTTTCGAAGAACGCGCCGCTGCCGGGTGAAAAGCGCTCCGTCATTCTCCTCGTCGACCGCAGTGCCTCGATGGCTGCGAAGGAAGGCGCTGCCAGCCGCTTCGAAGCCGCCTGCGCTGCCGCTGGCGAGATCCTCGACAGCTCGCGCCCCGACCTCGCCAATATCGTCTGGCTCGACGCGGCACCGGACGCCGTCTTTCCCGACCTCGCGCCGAACCGCGACTACCTCACCGAAGAGCTGACCAAAGCCATCGCCCGGCCCGAGGCCGGTGCCATCGACGCCGCGGTGGACCTCGCCCTGCGCCAACTCCGCGAGGCCGGCGGTCGCCGCGAGCTGCACATCATCTCGGATTTCCAAGCCACCGCGTGGCAAAACTTCTCGCCCGTGATCCCGGATGGCATCGACCTCCGCATGGTCCCGGTCGCGAAGGAAGACGTGCCGAACCTCGCCGTGACCTTGCTCGTCGCCATGCCGGCCGCACCCGTCGCCGGGCAACAAATGGTCGTCCAGTGCCGCGTCGCCAATTCCTCGCGAGAAGCGCGCCGCGTTTCCCTTACGCTCGATGCCGGTGGCTCACGCCAATCCCAGCCACTCGACCTGCCACCGCAAGGCGAAGCCGAGGCTGCCTTCTCCGTCCGCTGCGCCACCTCCGGCCTGATGCCTCTAACAGCGGAGATGGATGCCGATGGCTTCCCCGGCGACGACCGCCGCCATGCCGTGGTCCGCGTGCGCGAGTCGCTGCGGCTCGCAATCGTCGCGCCCGACGGCGATCCAGCCGCCGCGACCTTGACGCAAGTCGCCCGCGCCGTGCCGTGGCTCGAAGCCGTGCCCGGAGCCACTCTCGAAAAGCTCCCACCGTGCGAGCTTCTGTTCCTGCCCGCGTGGAATGGCATCGCCCCGGACCAACTCCGCGACTTGGCTGCGAAAGGTACGGCAGTCCTAGTACAAGCAGCACCTGATTGCCCCGCCGGTGCCGTCGAGGCGCTCTTCAGCGGGACCACCACAGCCCAGACCGGTCCACTCGGCCTCGAAACCTCCGAACAAGGTTGGGAAGCCACCCCCTCCGCCGAGCATCCCGCCTTCAAGCTCTTCGCCGGCGGCGAGTTCGGCAATCCGCTCGGTGGTCGCTTCCGCCAGCGGGTCCGGCTTGCCGCGATCCCTTCTGCCTCGACCGTCGCCACCTTTGCCGACGGCAAACCCGCGCTGTTAGAAGCCAAAGACCGACCGCTGCTATTGAGCAACCTCTCGCTCGATCCCGCCGGCTCCACCTGGTCGCGCGAGTCGGCCTTCCTGCCAGCGGTCGCGGAAATCCTGCTGCACCTGATGCCAAAACAGGCTTCCGGAAACTTCACCGTCGAACCCGGCGGTGTCATCGCCTGGACCAATCCCTCCGCCGATACCGCCGCCACGCCGGTGCTCGAAGCCCCCGATGGCAGCCGCCCCGAGATCCAATCCAACGGCGCCACCTGGCAAGCCACGGCGAGCGCGACGCCCGGCATCTATCGCTGGCTCGTCTCGGACCAGCCCGTCCACCTCATCTCCGTCCCCTTCCCTGAAAGCGAGTCGCTGCTGCGCCCGCTCGACGCTCCACCCGCAGCCGGGCCGGCGGTCGCGAACAACGACGTCGCCCGCCGCGCCGCGCTCGACCAGGGACTTCCGCTCTGGCCTTGGCTCATCGCCGCGGCGCTGCTCTTCCTCCTCATCGAGGGCATCATCACCGGCCTCCGCTCTGCTCCCAAGCCCGCCTTATCCTGA